One Lepus europaeus isolate LE1 chromosome 7, mLepTim1.pri, whole genome shotgun sequence DNA segment encodes these proteins:
- the KCNK7 gene encoding potassium channel subfamily K member 7 yields MGRLRPWARYGLLLVAHLLALGLGAAALRALEGPPALRLQAELRAALAAFQAEYGACLPPGALEELLGTALRAQAHGVSSLGNASEASTWDLPSALLFAASILTTTGYGHMAPLSAGGKAFCMAYAALGLPASLALVAALRRCLLPRLSRLVAWVTRPWQLAPARAALLQAVALGLLVASAFVLLPALALWALRGDCSLLGALYLCFGSLSTIGLGDLLPGGSRSLPPLIYHLGQLALLGYLLLGLLAMLLAVETFSELPQVRATVKFFASSGPSMAEDQGGFLGQDELALSTAPPAAAPASEQAPAC; encoded by the exons ATGGGCCGGCTGAGGCCCTGGGCCCGCTACGGGCTCCTCCTGGTGGCCCacctgctggccctggggctgggggctgcggcgCTGCGGGCGCTGGAGGGGCCTCCAGCCCTGCGGCTCCAGGCCGAGCTCAGGGCCGCGCTGGCCGCCTTCCAGGCCGAGTATGGGGCCTGCCTGCCGCCGGGAGCGCTGGAGGAGCTGCTGGGCACCGCGCTGAGAGCCCAGGCCCACGGTGTCTCCAGCCTGGGCAACGCCTCAGAGGCCAGCACCTGGGACCTGCCCTCGGCCCTGCTCTTCGCTGCCAGCATCCTCACCACCACCG GTTACGGACACATGGCCCCTCTGTCGGCAGGTGGAAAGGCCTTCTGCATGGCGTACGCCGCCCTGGGGCTGCCGGCCTCCCTAGCACTCGTGGCTGCCCTGCGCCGCTGCCTGCTGCCCCGGCTCAGCCGCCTGGTGGCCTGGGTGACCAGGCCCTGGCAGCTGGCCCCGGCCAGGGCTGcgctgctgcaggcagtggccctgggCCTGCTGGTGGCTTCTGCCTTCGTGCTGCTGCCCGCCCTGGCGCTGTGGGCCCTGCGAGGTGACTGCAGCCTGCTGGGGGCCCTGTACCTCTGCTTCGGCTCACTCAGCACCATCGGCCTGGGGGACCTGCTGCCCGGCGGCAGCCGGAGCCTGCCTCCGCTCATCTACCACCTGGGCCAGCTCGCGCTCCTCG GTTACTTGCTCCTGGGGCTCTTGGCCATGCTGCTGGCCGTGGAGACCTTCTCCGAGCTGCCCCAGGTCCGTGCCACGGTGAAGTTCTTCGCGTCCAGTGGGCCCTCGATGGCTGAGGACCAAGGTGGCTTCCTAGGCCAGGACGAACTGGCGCTGAGCACAGCCCCGCCCGCGGCCGCCCCAGCCTCCGAGCAGGCCCCCGCGTGCTGA